The DNA segment attacAGGCAGAAATCCCTTTTTATTGGGCCTATAAGCAAACACATCACATATCTTCACATGAACCCATTCCTCACTGCCTTCCagaaatagacacacacacacacctgcacatacACTTAAAGATATATGAACACCTCCTGATGACAATCTAAAAAATACTCACaggaagacacacacatacagacacacacacacactcatacacatacagtaaacatgcacctgcagctctgtggttttctgtcaggAATTCTGTGGTTTGAAGCAGGAGGTTTAACAGGACTAATAATAGATGAACATCAACTGTCTGACGGTATTAAATGAGTGTTTCGGGTGGGGAGGTTCAGCGAGTAAATGCTAATAAgtgacacctgcgccactcacccAATGCTCTCCACTCCCACTGAGGAGCTATGGAAGAATAAAACGAGGAGTGAGGACAGTTTtcgttaaattaaattaaattaaattaaattgtaagttACACTGTAGTAGTGAGAGTGATATTTCTGGTATTTTCATTCAGTTGTATAATAACGGCCTTTAAAGTAGGATCACCAGACCTCCTCGTTCTCCAGGAACAGTCTGGGTTTTTGGTCTTCTGACCCTAAATGGTGCTGTTCCTGTAAAATGTTCCTGATTTTTCAGCACAATCAAAACAACTGCAAAGTCTGACCACCAGAGCCGACTGATCAGGGGTGGCTTTACCACTTTGTAGGCCCCAAGAAGCGTCAAGACCCCAGGCCCCCTCGGTACAAATCAGGTTCCAGGGGAGGGGGTTCCCACAGGGGCCCCACACACTTGCATGGTTTGGATGATGGTTAAAACAACTACTGCTGCTGGTTACTAgagtcacagtgtctgggttgtgttccctgggtttccactaggtgtcctcctttcccacggtgtctgtcactttgtgaactgtctgttcccttatttggtcaccttcctccttgtttgggttaattgattattccccacctgtctccagttccctcattaccttctgtgtatttatacccggtctgtctgagtatgtgtccTTGTCTAATGTCTTGTCATTCCGTAGTCTCGATCCTgccttgtgttttgtctgttcttgtttatctggattctctggttttgaccctgcctggactgtttacccttttggattgccccttaaatatatatcttacctgcacttggatctctccgtGTTTCCTtgtatcaccgaacgtgacagaaggactccgtcaacacgagatccagcggtatgtcgggtgatgtttcttccccagccaccgagcgggagagaagcaatcggtttgagggaacccgcctggtcaTGTTTCGCGgcaccaggggaggtcgccgaggagggagtggGCGAGAGGAGActcagcatcgctctccaccatgaCCCACCTTCAACTCGGGGCTCATGTGGGAGGGACCAGAGGCGCCGTCTCACCATTGCGGATGGAAAAGGCCAGCGCCACGACTCATAATGGCCGCAGggccagtgccactgcacaagatggccgccagcccagcgccacgaggcaagatggaagccagccctgcgccacagcacaagatggccgccaacccagcgccgctgcggtgcatggccaccaaccccgcaccacgaggcaagatggaagccagcctcacaccacagtacaagatggcggCCAGCTCAGTGCCATGAGGCaacatggccaccaacccagcaccatgaagcaagatggctgccagcccagcgccacagcacaagatggccgccaacccagcgccacgaggcaataTGGAcaccagcacagcgccacagcacaaagtggtcaccaatCCAGTGCCACGATGcaggatggccaccagctcagcgccaacgcccaagatggccttGGACTCATTCTTGGagtatttctccatgctgtcaaggATCATAGAAAttcccaagactgttcacgtcacggctgctgagccagcgccacaacccaagatggccaccaatccagcgccacagcacaagatggctgccagcccagtgccacagcacaagatggcactcacccagcgccaatgcccaagttggCCACAGGTCCAGAGTCGAGTAAGGTtccagtgaaccctccagagtcgactaaggttccagtgaaccctccagagtcgactaaggttccagtgaaccctccagagtcgagtcagattccagtgaaccctccagagtcgagtcaggttccagttgaccctccagagtcgagtcagggtccagtgaaccctccagagtcgagtcaggttcctgttgaccctccagagtcgagtcaggttcctgttgaccctccagagtcaagtcaggttcctgttgaccccccagagtcgagtcagttttcagtgaactctccagagtcgagtcaggttcctgttgaccccccagagtcgagtcaggttccagtgaactctccagagtcgagtcaggtgtttgtggaccctccagagtcagggctagtccccgatgaccttccagagtcagggctagtcaatGATGACCTTCTTGAGCCAGGGCTAGATACTGATGACCTTCCAAAGTAAGgtctaggtaccatggactttccagagacaaggctggtcaccgttgacctttcagagtcaagtcactggtgatcttcaaggactgtgtCAAGTCACTGGTTattttcaaggacagagtcaagtcacggtTGATCTtctaggactgagtcaagtcactggtgatctttatgaacaaatgccagtcaccaatgatcttcgcgagcagagtcaggccagcaccgatcttctggagtccagtggAGACACCAGGGGGTTACCAGAGTTTCGTCGTCCCATTGGTCCGGCCTCACAGAGGTCTGCTCCAccttggggggctctcgtcctgaccacatggctgtggtggtcttctgctccaccctgggggttgtccgccctgaccacacgattgtggtggtcttctgctccaccctgggggactctggcctcgaccacaaggatgtggtggtcttctgctctgccctggggggcttccgccctgaccacacggttgtggtggtcttccactccgccctggggggctctcgccctgaccacacgcttgtggtggtcttctgccccgccctggaggactctggcctcgaccacaaggacgtggtggtcttctgctccgccctggggggcttcatgttgttttttactttttgtttttgtgttcacttctgtccctgttcccctctgttagtctggccctccgtccctccccctgaacctcctccggtcctcctccctcctgttctccctgttttgtgttcacacttctggtgtctgttccccatgtttttcttttctggccctccgtccctccccctgagcctccacctgtccgcctccctcctggtctctgttttgtgtcttgtcgtggagcgtctgggagccgctccgtagaggggggggtactatcacagtgtctgggttgtgttccctgggtgtttccactaggtgtcctcctttttTGGTTTCCTCCTCAACTTTTGctcactgttgtctagaccagcacgcactgccccatctgccccctggctgtccgaggttctccgtgaacatcgctccaAACTCAGGGATGCAGAggggaaatggcagaaatcaaaaaactctactgacctcaatgtgtatcagtctctcctctcttccttctctgcaaatgtgttcacggctaaaacatcctactaccccataaaattaacagctgctgtgatgctcggacactcttcaagactttctcttctcttcttaatccgccgcctccacctcctccatcgactcttacaacggacgactttgcagctttcttcacaaataagacaatatccagtgaccaattctccacaccgcagactgaggacaacttcacaatgaccgacccACACTCTATTATATGATTTACACATATATAACACAGTACTTCTACagtaaaatatagaatataaaagtagtttatgagtaaaatatataAGCCCAGTAGACAagcaatatgtattatttatttattggtttataaCACACCTGATCACATAAGATAATAATAGCTGATAGAATTGATTTTAGTTGAAtgttatttcttttctttctattGTGAAAGTTACTTAGTGCATCTAAAATAAATGCAagcattttttcaaaattatcCACTCATGAACTCAGTACTTTCTGTGGTGAACCTGAGGGCTGTTACATCACTGATGGTCATTGTGTTTATATTTAGGATGTTTTGATTGTCACTGTGTTTGTGCTCTATAATGTAAGATCATATTTTTGATTTCAGGGATCATGTAATCACATatcgacataaaaaaaaaaaagtctattgcTATTAACAAGGCcaaaaaaatccaacaaaatCCCACAAAGGCataacagatttattaaaaaaaatgtggcaaaacataAAAACCTGAGATTTGACAAACAAATTCGATATATCAATAACTCAAACTTTGTTCAAATTTGTTGAACCGAAGTAGTGGATGACATCACTGAGCCAAATGACCCCCTTCTTTGTTTGActcctcctccacatcatcataatctgttattaaaaacaaaatcttaaatcATGTAAGTGAATAAATATTTGAAGTCTAAACAAttggaaaaattaaaaaaatattcaaatctaCAAACAGAACAAAAGTGTTATATAAGTGTTATTATAACTTACCCAATATGTTTCTCACATCTTCACTGACACTCATGGCATCATCATACTCCTCCTGAACTCTCTCTGGTCAAGAATGACATAAAAACATCTCATATCAGTTTATTAAACACTTTATCAGATTTGAAGGATCCCTTTTCCCTTCAGTGATTGATTAAACAGAGCAAACGTCTGATACTCATGTAAACATGAAAAGGGGCATAAAAAATTTAGTTCTGTGCATCTCACCTGTTTCCCCTTGAGAGATCCGTCTattaatgatgacatcatcataattctCTGGTGCGTCCACTACACATAAAAATAGGAGTCAATTTaaagtaaaccaaaaaaaaacaataagagagtaattgtaaatattatatgtaatatgtaaaaaaaaaaaaaaatttataagtaaaacaccttttaaaaCACCTTTTTTGATATCAGCGTTCTGTCCACTCgtcatgacatcatcatagtTCTCAGGTGTGTCTTCTACAAATTAACACATTCATCACAGAAACCTTTTtactacattaaaaataaatgagaaatatctgccttaatttaatttaaaactatattcTATGCTGTTGTAGAGTAAGAGAGTGACACCTGTCTCACGATCTGGTTTCAGTccatcagtgatgacatcatcatagtatACCGGTGTGATTTCCTTCATCTCTTCTGCATCAACACACAATATGTTTGGATACAAAAGCCAAAATATGTTCTTGCTGCAGGTCATGGGACTGAGAATTAATATTTGGTAAAGAAGTAAAATGTGATCAGTTAAAAAGTTCACTGACCTTTTAGGCTAGTGCCGTTGGTGACATCATCATAATATGTAGTCTTGAACTCGTTTGCTAAACAAGGTGAGAAAACATCAGTAAACATCAGTATTTTAATAGTATTGGTTCATTAATCAAATATCTATAATTAGTTAACTTCAGTCATTTATGTATTAAGTTTTGTGAATTCATTAAAAAGGGGTCTTTTTTGAGTGAAATGTGGAGTGAATGTGTGCTTCATCTCTCGAACCTGAGAGAAgctcatcagcatcttcataACCAGAATGCAGTTCTTCAGAGATGAGACTCCCTGTTCAAGAAGAGCAGAGCAAAATAGAAACATGTCTTTACAAAAAAACTGAATCCTCATTACCTTTTAATCATAAAGATGAGAActcaaatattaattatttacatttaaaattattataggCAGAAATCCTTTTTGGGACCTATTAACAAAAACACTAATATCCTCAAATGAACCCATTCCTCCTTATCTCAAAATACTCCCAGGAAGAGatgctctctctcacagacacacacacacacacacacacacataaacatgcaccTGTAGCTCTGTGGTTTTCTGACAAGAATTCTGTGGTTTGAAGCAGGTTTAACAGGACTAATAATAGATGAACATCAACTGTCTGACAGACTCTTATTAATGCTATTAAATGAGATTGATGGCTCATgtctcacccctctgagtgaagtgattgtgtctgtgctgaatctcctcataaacGGCCTCAGTCTTCATCTtgtgtctcctcttagagagagctgtgagtgtagacagacaaacctgctgtcagttcacaacacatgactgatcacacactgaataagacacaacatgacagtctctggatctctcctacctctcctcatcactctgttctgctgaatcagtataagcagtggcactaagagcagtaagagcacaactcccagaacaatcacaagcactgggGGGACGGAGAGAGTTTgtggaggagagactgatgttgagcgcactggaggagaaactggaggagaagCTGATGTTGTTGTGGCAGGAGTAGTGGTAACTGACAAATCTGGCAAAtctgtcaaacacacaaacacattaacaatGATGCAAgtgattaatttaaacaaatattattagcaCTGAAATGATCCAGAAATTTTACCTGACCTACACAGTTAACTGTAACAAGCTTCTTGCGCGCACAGTCAGTGTGGTTTTTCAGGGAGAGAGAacagtcccacaggtgaatctcattccctctgcatTGACCTTCGTTCATCCACACATcaccttcaccagcaccaaagactgaattcccatcagccctcagtgctgctccacaacccagctgcctgcagaccacctgagcatcgctgatgtcccactgatcatcgcagactgagccccacacagagttatgatacacctccagcctcccagagcaccggccCTTATCTccactcagtctgagaggaacatgatctaaaacacacacatcaagTAGCAGCTTCAACctttacaacaaaacacacaatgaAACTTATATAAGAAGTCTTTAAATGTATGATTAGActtcttgtttttgtttgaatgcatatattttaataatttatttgcaaaCAAGGTTTACATTAactaaagggggggggggtgaaatgctatttcatgcatactgagttttttacactgttaaagagttggattcccatgctaaacatggacaaagtttcaaaaattaagttgtacgtttgaaggagtatttctgttccaaaaatactacttccggtttgtcacaagttttggaaagtttttttcgagtatggctctgtgtgacgttagatggagcggaatttccttatatgggtcctaagggcacttctgccggaagagcgcgcgctcccgtttagcacagcactgagagcagagacattcactgatcagagcgagagcgtcgcgaaatgtcacaaaaagaatgtgtttttggttgccagggcaagacaaccctgcacagattaccaaaagaaaaatagcattaagggaccagtggatggagtttatttttacagagcatcaacggagttgtccaagtgtttgtgtttgttcccctgcatttcgaagatgcttgtttgcaaacaaggcccagtttgacgccggatttgcacatcgtttatttcttaaggataatgcagtcccaacgaaaaagggtcacgatcttgtgttggaaccgcaggcggtgagtaaaactgcttcaaatatctctgtgttgttaactta comes from the Carassius auratus strain Wakin chromosome 4, ASM336829v1, whole genome shotgun sequence genome and includes:
- the LOC113068066 gene encoding uncharacterized protein LOC113068066, which codes for MNEGQCRGNEIHLWDCSLSLKNHTDCARKKLVTVNCVDLPDLSVTTTPATTTSASPPVSPPVRSTSVSPPQTLSVPPVLVIVLGVVLLLLLVPLLILIQQNRVMRRALSKRRHKMKTEAVYEEIQHRHNHFTQRGSLISEELHSGYEDADELLSANEFKTTYYDDVTNGTSLKEEMKEITPVYYDDVITDGLKPDRETEDTPENYDDVMTSGQNADIKKVDAPENYDDVIINRRISQGETERVQEEYDDAMSVSEDVRNILDYDDVEEESNKEGGHLAQ